From Halobacillus sp. Marseille-Q1614, the proteins below share one genomic window:
- the trpC gene encoding indole-3-glycerol phosphate synthase TrpC produces the protein MLDTILAIKHQEIEKLYLPERAEVERISFASSLKNTNYPAGLIAEVKKASPSKGIIREDFNHVMIGKQYNDAGVQAISVLTDQHFFQGHRDFLTDIKKFVDVPVMRKDFIIEPVQVEESKLIGADAILLIGEALEPKKLHELYLQAYESGLEVLVEVHSEDTLEGVLKEFTPEVLGINNRNLHTFETKLEQTEKMAEMAPSECLLVSESGIFTYQDIEQVVGYGAKGVLVGESLMRQKNIKKAVTELMSGVSV, from the coding sequence ATGCTTGATACCATTCTTGCTATTAAACATCAGGAGATCGAAAAACTATATTTACCCGAACGCGCAGAGGTAGAGCGTATCTCATTTGCTTCCTCACTAAAAAATACAAATTATCCAGCCGGACTGATCGCTGAGGTGAAAAAAGCCTCTCCGTCTAAAGGGATTATTCGTGAAGATTTCAATCATGTCATGATTGGCAAGCAATATAACGATGCAGGTGTTCAGGCGATTTCTGTCCTGACAGACCAGCATTTCTTTCAGGGGCACCGTGACTTTTTAACTGATATTAAGAAGTTCGTCGATGTGCCGGTGATGCGCAAGGATTTCATTATAGAGCCTGTCCAAGTGGAAGAAAGTAAGCTGATCGGTGCCGATGCTATTCTATTAATTGGTGAAGCACTGGAGCCGAAGAAGCTTCACGAGCTATATTTACAGGCTTACGAAAGCGGCCTTGAAGTATTAGTTGAAGTGCACAGTGAAGATACTTTAGAAGGTGTTCTAAAGGAATTCACGCCAGAGGTGCTTGGCATCAACAACCGTAACCTCCACACTTTTGAAACGAAGCTTGAGCAGACTGAAAAAATGGCTGAGATGGCCCCGTCAGAATGTCTATTAGTTTCTGAAAGCGGGATTTTCACTTATCAGGATATTGAGCAGGTGGTCGGTTATGGTGCTAAAGGCGTGTTAGTTGGTGAATCTCTGATGCGCCAGAAGAATATTAAGAAAGCCGTCACCGAATTAATGAGCGGGGTGAGCGTATGA
- the trpD gene encoding anthranilate phosphoribosyltransferase — MKEILSQIVEGKTLSEETAYEAMNEIMQGNVTTGQLMSMLSVIRHRGETVEEMTGFVRAMRANMTKLAIKDDSIVDTCGTGGDGSSTFNISTAVSIILAAMGVKVAKHGNRKVSSKSGSADVLEKLGIPIDTTPEQGARALNEKGMTFMFAPNYHQAMKHAGPARQELGFRTVFNLLGPMSNPANAKRQLIGIYDTAYAEKMAETLSKLGSKHVLLATGRDGLDEITMTGVTDIVELKDGQITRFTLTPEDVGLPSGSLEDIQIRTSEDSAEIIQQVIKGEANQSAMTIVIMNAAAGLYISGKANDLKEGVSLVQEAIHNGSVQQYFTSIQEIKERRQYA; from the coding sequence ATGAAAGAAATATTAAGCCAGATTGTAGAAGGTAAAACGTTATCCGAAGAAACGGCTTACGAAGCGATGAACGAGATCATGCAGGGTAATGTTACAACAGGCCAGCTGATGAGCATGTTATCCGTTATTCGCCACCGCGGGGAAACCGTTGAAGAAATGACTGGATTCGTTCGTGCGATGCGGGCGAATATGACGAAACTCGCGATTAAAGATGATAGTATTGTAGATACATGTGGAACGGGGGGAGACGGAAGCTCTACTTTTAACATTTCAACGGCTGTATCTATTATTCTGGCAGCCATGGGTGTAAAAGTAGCCAAGCACGGCAACCGTAAAGTTTCTTCTAAAAGCGGAAGTGCTGACGTCTTAGAAAAGCTCGGTATTCCGATTGATACAACACCAGAACAGGGAGCTAGAGCTCTTAATGAAAAAGGGATGACATTTATGTTCGCCCCGAATTACCACCAGGCGATGAAGCATGCCGGGCCTGCCCGTCAGGAACTAGGCTTCCGTACCGTGTTTAACCTATTAGGCCCTATGTCGAATCCAGCAAACGCCAAGCGTCAGCTGATCGGCATTTATGATACGGCTTATGCAGAAAAGATGGCCGAAACGCTGTCCAAACTTGGTTCCAAGCACGTACTGCTTGCAACCGGACGGGATGGACTCGATGAAATCACGATGACGGGCGTAACCGACATTGTTGAGTTAAAAGACGGACAAATTACACGATTTACGTTAACACCAGAAGATGTGGGACTGCCTTCTGGTTCCTTAGAAGATATTCAAATCCGCACATCTGAAGATAGTGCGGAAATCATCCAGCAGGTTATCAAAGGTGAGGCTAACCAGAGTGCGATGACTATCGTAATAATGAACGCTGCCGCTGGATTATATATATCAGGAAAAGCGAATGACTTAAAAGAAGGCGTATCCCTTGTTCAGGAAGCGATTCACAACGGATCCGTCCAGCAATACTTCACATCTATTCAGGAAATTAAGGAGCGACGTCAGTATGCTTGA
- the trpE gene encoding anthranilate synthase component I: MTITTKESFLADAKEYRTIPVSQSFYTDTLTPIHMFHALRDEAVYMLESQDPESPWSNFSFIGLDPMIDISQQKNGTFMIEDFQEHQTRTAESFKEAFEQTVDRLKVKQANVSLPFKGGAVGYIAYDAISDYEPVPRALPDDIDVSNYHLLFCQTLVAYHHRTKETTILTFARIEEGNEEEQYEQAVQRVKNVSRRLKENSFLPDLMLSDESTSHSIELHSNYKKEDFKRDVEKIKDYIVAGDIFQAVLSQRFHTKTERSGFELYRILRKVNPSPYMFYLKFNDVEVMGSSPERLLEVQDGQLEIHPIAGTRKRGLTQEEDDALAAELLADEKEQAEHRMLVDLARNDMGRVAEFGSVKVFDYMTIGRFSKVMHIISKVTGKLKENVSPIDALISAYPAGTLSGAPKIRAMQILRELEPTPRHLYGGGVVYLGFDGNIDSCITIRTMTKVKDQVYVQAGAGVVADSDPEAEYQETINKASALKRTIEIAEQAFEKSREGVETK, encoded by the coding sequence ATGACTATAACTACAAAGGAATCATTCCTTGCTGATGCGAAGGAATACCGCACGATTCCAGTTTCCCAATCTTTTTATACAGATACATTAACACCTATTCACATGTTTCATGCGTTAAGAGATGAAGCCGTATATATGCTCGAAAGCCAGGACCCTGAATCACCATGGTCTAATTTCTCATTCATTGGTTTAGATCCGATGATTGATATCAGCCAGCAGAAGAACGGCACATTTATGATCGAAGATTTTCAGGAACATCAAACGAGAACAGCGGAGAGCTTTAAAGAAGCATTTGAGCAGACCGTTGACCGCCTTAAGGTAAAGCAGGCGAATGTTTCTCTTCCTTTTAAAGGCGGAGCGGTCGGCTATATTGCCTACGATGCGATCTCTGATTATGAACCGGTACCTAGAGCGCTGCCAGATGATATCGACGTTTCAAACTACCATTTATTATTTTGCCAGACACTTGTTGCCTACCATCATCGGACGAAGGAAACGACGATTTTAACGTTTGCCCGAATTGAGGAAGGTAATGAAGAAGAGCAATATGAGCAGGCTGTCCAGCGTGTGAAGAACGTCAGCCGCCGGTTAAAAGAGAACAGCTTTTTACCGGATCTGATGCTCAGTGATGAATCGACTTCTCACAGCATTGAACTTCACAGCAACTATAAGAAAGAAGATTTTAAACGCGATGTTGAAAAAATAAAAGACTATATCGTAGCAGGTGATATCTTTCAGGCTGTCCTGTCCCAGCGGTTTCATACAAAAACTGAACGAAGCGGATTTGAGCTTTATCGGATTCTTAGAAAGGTAAATCCATCGCCGTATATGTTTTATTTAAAGTTTAACGATGTCGAAGTGATGGGAAGTTCACCTGAAAGGCTGCTTGAAGTTCAGGACGGTCAGCTGGAAATTCACCCGATTGCCGGGACGAGAAAACGAGGCCTGACACAGGAAGAAGACGATGCACTGGCAGCCGAGCTGCTGGCTGATGAAAAGGAGCAGGCTGAGCACCGCATGCTCGTAGACTTAGCCCGAAATGATATGGGCCGGGTTGCTGAATTTGGCAGTGTAAAAGTATTTGATTATATGACGATCGGCCGATTTTCGAAGGTCATGCATATTATCAGTAAAGTGACCGGAAAACTGAAAGAAAATGTATCTCCGATCGATGCATTAATTTCTGCCTACCCGGCAGGAACCCTATCTGGAGCACCAAAAATAAGAGCAATGCAGATTCTAAGAGAATTAGAGCCAACTCCCCGGCATTTATATGGTGGAGGCGTTGTTTATCTAGGCTTTGACGGGAATATTGATTCCTGCATTACGATTCGAACGATGACAAAAGTAAAAGATCAAGTATATGTACAGGCGGGGGCCGGCGTTGTAGCCGATTCCGATCCTGAAGCCGAGTATCAAGAGACGATTAACAAAGCCAGTGCTTTAAAACGCACGATAGAAATAGCAGAGCAGGCATTTGAGAAGAGCAGAGAAGGAGTCGAGACGAAATGA
- a CDS encoding PLD nuclease N-terminal domain-containing protein translates to MDQTITEFIHQNLALLAPVIAIQLILMVIAIVSLIKAEYTNGPKWVWALIILFINILGPIAYFIFGRRD, encoded by the coding sequence ATGGATCAAACGATCACCGAATTTATACACCAGAATCTCGCATTGCTGGCTCCTGTTATTGCTATTCAATTAATACTCATGGTTATTGCCATAGTAAGTCTTATTAAAGCAGAGTATACGAACGGGCCGAAATGGGTGTGGGCACTTATCATTTTATTTATTAATATCCTCGGACCGATTGCGTACTTCATTTTTGGAAGAAGGGACTAA
- a CDS encoding ABC transporter ATP-binding protein → MIKVENLTKTFNRQEAVNNISFTLEPRTCTALLGPNGAGKTTTLRMMAGLIHQTHGSIQLSEKPVKDIRQQIGYLPQHPQFHSWMSGREFLVYVGRLAFLSKKEAAARADQLLERVGISDAGRKRIGKYSGGMKQRLGIAQAMIHKPKLLMLDEPVSALDPIGRRDVLNLMEELKEETTLLFSTHILNDAEEASDHLLLMNHGKIIESGSFAEVRQRHALNKVVLKLDDSLTSISDLQNLPYVDRVEEKNKEIHIYMEDMKLGRKKLIQYFSEHDLPVQYFEAGSMSLEELFMKVVSQDAMADRV, encoded by the coding sequence ATGATTAAAGTAGAGAATCTGACCAAAACGTTCAATAGGCAGGAAGCTGTAAACAATATCAGCTTTACACTTGAGCCTAGAACTTGCACCGCCCTCTTAGGACCAAATGGAGCAGGGAAAACAACAACACTTCGAATGATGGCCGGACTTATTCATCAAACCCATGGGAGTATTCAGCTTTCAGAGAAGCCTGTAAAAGATATCCGCCAGCAGATTGGCTATTTGCCGCAGCATCCACAGTTTCATTCATGGATGAGCGGCAGGGAATTTCTCGTCTACGTCGGCAGGCTCGCCTTTTTATCTAAAAAAGAAGCCGCGGCTCGTGCCGATCAATTACTTGAACGTGTCGGAATAAGTGATGCGGGCCGCAAGCGGATTGGAAAATACTCGGGAGGCATGAAACAGCGCTTAGGAATAGCCCAGGCGATGATACATAAGCCAAAGCTCCTCATGCTGGATGAGCCTGTTTCCGCCCTTGATCCGATCGGCAGGCGGGATGTCCTTAATTTAATGGAAGAACTGAAGGAGGAAACGACCCTTCTGTTTTCCACTCACATTTTAAATGACGCCGAGGAAGCCAGTGACCACTTACTTCTAATGAACCACGGTAAGATTATTGAATCGGGTTCATTTGCTGAGGTGAGACAGCGTCATGCGTTAAATAAGGTTGTCCTTAAATTAGATGATTCACTTACTTCTATTAGTGATCTGCAGAACCTCCCCTACGTGGACCGGGTGGAAGAGAAAAATAAGGAAATTCATATTTATATGGAAGATATGAAATTGGGCCGTAAAAAATTAATTCAATATTTCTCCGAGCATGATCTGCCTGTTCAATATTTTGAAGCCGGCAGCATGTCTCTTGAAGAACTATTTATGAAGGTGGTGAGCCAGGATGCAATGGCTGACCGTGTTTAA
- a CDS encoding ABC transporter permease → MQWLTVFNKEMLELSRNYKWIWVPLVFILLGLMDPLTAYYMPQILDAVGGLPEGAVIDIPTPPAVDVFMMSVGQFNMIGIAVIVLIAMNTIAGERKSGVAELILVKPVRLSAYVTAKWAGYSLLAAASVFAGMLSSWYYVSILFEKIPFTHLLITAAFYSLWILFIMALTLFMNTLVKVPGVVAFLTIFILILMQIIGGIFDHVIKWTPSLTTSHLPEVLQTGEISSELWGTAITIVVLIAILLTAASFTLKHKEMA, encoded by the coding sequence ATGCAATGGCTGACCGTGTTTAATAAAGAAATGCTCGAACTGTCGCGAAATTATAAATGGATTTGGGTACCTCTGGTCTTCATCCTGTTAGGCCTGATGGATCCGCTCACGGCTTATTACATGCCGCAGATTCTCGATGCAGTCGGAGGGCTTCCTGAAGGTGCAGTCATAGACATTCCTACTCCTCCTGCTGTGGACGTATTTATGATGAGTGTCGGCCAGTTTAATATGATAGGAATTGCTGTTATTGTGCTGATTGCCATGAATACAATTGCCGGTGAGCGAAAAAGCGGTGTTGCCGAACTTATACTCGTTAAGCCTGTTAGACTCTCTGCGTATGTAACAGCCAAATGGGCGGGCTATTCGCTATTAGCAGCAGCCTCGGTGTTTGCAGGCATGCTTTCTAGCTGGTATTATGTCTCAATTTTATTTGAAAAAATCCCATTTACTCATCTATTGATCACGGCTGCTTTTTACAGCTTATGGATCCTTTTCATCATGGCTCTTACCCTGTTCATGAATACGTTAGTGAAGGTACCCGGCGTGGTTGCGTTCTTGACCATTTTTATATTGATCCTCATGCAAATCATAGGCGGTATATTCGACCATGTCATTAAATGGACGCCTTCGCTCACAACAAGCCACCTGCCAGAGGTGCTGCAGACTGGAGAAATATCGAGTGAGCTATGGGGAACTGCAATTACTATCGTTGTGCTGATTGCCATATTGCTTACTGCAGCGAGCTTCACATTAAAACATAAAGAAATGGCCTAA
- a CDS encoding SDR family oxidoreductase, producing MKPTALITGASGGIGYELAKLFAKSGYALIVVARSEDKLQQLKEELKGHSVTIIVQDLSKPGAAEALYNKVREQGRTVEVLVNNAGFGLNGLFDEILLRDQQAMMQVNIQTLTELTHYFLPDMKNTRMNGVPRGVLNVSSVAAFQPGPRMAVYYASKAYVLSFSEALVEELKGTGVTVTTLCPGATETKFFETANAQDTKLTDRMMSPKQVANEGFVGFIKGKRVVIPGKMNRSMAIATKFMSRSAAAKVAHYMDK from the coding sequence GTGAAACCAACAGCACTAATCACTGGAGCTTCCGGCGGAATAGGGTATGAACTAGCGAAGCTTTTTGCAAAATCAGGTTACGCGTTGATTGTAGTCGCACGATCAGAGGACAAACTGCAGCAGCTGAAAGAAGAACTAAAAGGGCACTCGGTTACTATTATTGTGCAGGACCTTTCTAAACCAGGCGCTGCCGAAGCACTGTACAATAAGGTACGAGAACAGGGACGCACTGTAGAGGTTCTTGTAAATAATGCAGGATTTGGCTTAAACGGCCTGTTCGATGAAATTCTGCTTAGAGATCAGCAGGCGATGATGCAGGTAAATATTCAGACACTGACTGAACTCACCCATTATTTCCTTCCAGATATGAAAAACACCCGCATGAATGGAGTTCCTCGAGGCGTGCTTAACGTTTCAAGCGTCGCAGCGTTTCAGCCAGGTCCGAGAATGGCTGTCTATTACGCATCAAAAGCATATGTCCTGTCCTTCTCCGAAGCATTAGTGGAAGAACTTAAAGGAACAGGAGTCACTGTTACCACTCTTTGCCCAGGCGCAACGGAAACGAAATTTTTCGAAACCGCCAATGCCCAGGACACAAAATTAACCGATCGTATGATGTCTCCTAAACAAGTGGCCAACGAAGGGTTCGTTGGGTTTATAAAAGGAAAACGTGTTGTGATCCCTGGAAAGATGAATCGCTCGATGGCGATCGCTACAAAATTCATGTCCCGTTCGGCAGCTGCTAAAGTAGCTCATTATATGGACAAATAA
- a CDS encoding GNAT family N-acetyltransferase, protein MKKLVIRSFQERDIDAILELNRKEGWEGLVSKEDTLHAWINSEPALVAVVNQEIVGYLRGITDAAVTLYISEILVREEDRGKGVSLRLIQEAHSCYPSTRMEMLATGKSEEYYKKQGFRPFYGFRKAAEEFKRA, encoded by the coding sequence ATGAAGAAACTTGTGATTCGTTCTTTTCAGGAAAGGGATATTGACGCAATCCTGGAGCTTAACAGGAAAGAAGGCTGGGAAGGGCTTGTGAGCAAAGAGGATACGTTACATGCCTGGATTAATTCAGAACCGGCCCTGGTAGCCGTTGTCAATCAGGAAATTGTGGGGTATTTAAGGGGGATCACTGATGCAGCAGTGACCTTGTATATAAGTGAAATTCTAGTCAGGGAAGAAGATAGAGGGAAAGGCGTATCACTGCGTCTGATTCAAGAAGCGCACAGCTGTTATCCGAGTACAAGGATGGAGATGCTTGCGACAGGGAAGTCGGAAGAATATTATAAAAAACAAGGTTTTCGTCCATTTTACGGGTTTAGAAAAGCGGCCGAAGAGTTCAAGCGTGCGTAA